In Macadamia integrifolia cultivar HAES 741 chromosome 13, SCU_Mint_v3, whole genome shotgun sequence, one DNA window encodes the following:
- the LOC122058883 gene encoding 60S ribosomal protein L18a-like protein, which translates to MTEEGKSRGFVGGDHQQQQQQYGTFQGVPSYPQPQPQPVMGFPQPVPPPGVGSPYPSAPPYYTHGYQAVPGYAVAEVRERRLPCCGIGIGWLFFISGFFLASIPWYVGAIVLICVRSVDYREKPGLIACTIAAVLTTIAIILGVTKSDHDW; encoded by the exons ATGACTGAAGAAGGGAAGAGCAGAGGATTCGTGGGTGGTGATCaccagcaacaacaacagcaataTGGAACATTTCAAGGTGTTCCCAGCTACCCGCAGCCTCAACCTCAGCCGGTGATGGGATTTCCTCAGCCAGTCCCTCCTCCTGGTGTGGGTTCTCCTTATCCTTCTGCTCCTCCTTACTATACTCACGGCTATCAAGCCGTTCCAG GTTATGCAGTTGCTGAAGTAAGAGAGCGCCGCCTTCCTTGCTGtggtattggtatcggctgGTTATT TTTTATCAGCGGTTTCTTTCTTGCGTCCATCCCCTGGTATGTTGGAGCAATCGTACTGATTTGTGTCAGGTCAGTAGATTACAGAGAGAAGCCTGGTCTCATTGCTTGTACCATTGCT GCTGTTCTCACCACAATTGCTATAATTCTTGGTGTAACGAAGAGTGATCATGATTGGTGA
- the LOC122058984 gene encoding 60S ribosomal protein L18a-like protein, with protein ISFILIYQCPFYQSIFVGFSGYAVAEVRERRLPCCGIGIGWLFFISGFFLASIPWYVGAIVLICVRSVDYREKPGLIACTIAAVLTTIAIILGVTKSDHDW; from the exons ATTTCTTTCATACTCATATACCAGTGTCCATTTTACCAGTCCATTTTTGTTGGTTTTTCAGGTTATGCAGTTGCTGAAGTAAGAGAGCGCCGCCTTCCTTGCTGtggtattggtatcggctgGTTATT TTTTATCAGCGGTTTCTTTCTTGCGTCCATCCCCTGGTATGTTGGAGCAATCGTACTGATTTGTGTCAGGTCAGTAGATTACAGAGAGAAGCCTGGTCTCATTGCTTGTACCATTGCT GCTGTTCTCACCACAATTGCTATAATTCTTGGTGTAACGAAGAGCGATCATGATTGGTGA